A window of the Victivallis lenta genome harbors these coding sequences:
- a CDS encoding LacI family DNA-binding transcriptional regulator — protein MISKKSTIRDVSQLAGVSISTVSRVLNNREKARTIPAEVRKRVLACAEQLNYVPNANARRVFTHRAGIIGLLVPSHTRMNMHIFEDGHLTRLISGVEAGIENSDFRLLLIFNDKRFMDDREYMSLIQSQNIDGLLVWGAQPSETFWQEPVEAGLPIVFAVTVPGPLEQYNYTINATRAGTRKALELLASHGHRRILQLHETRNAFLERQMDAEIAEFLRERPGITIDVQDIRSSGDEIAVPLFRRPGAPTAVLAYNYSMGVEAYGRLAEAGIRVPDEIEIVSCYSYQSRKSWVSTVVVDDYEIGRTAVKNLQKLIESPDRRLQAEIPFSFFFGQTTRNAADVPTP, from the coding sequence ATGATTTCGAAGAAGAGTACAATCCGCGATGTTTCGCAGCTGGCCGGCGTGTCGATCAGCACCGTCTCGCGCGTACTGAACAACCGGGAGAAGGCGCGGACGATTCCTGCCGAGGTCCGCAAGCGCGTCCTTGCCTGCGCCGAGCAGCTGAACTATGTGCCGAACGCGAATGCGCGCCGGGTCTTCACCCATCGCGCCGGAATCATCGGGCTTCTCGTGCCGTCGCATACCCGGATGAACATGCACATCTTCGAGGACGGCCACCTGACCCGGCTGATCAGCGGCGTTGAGGCCGGCATCGAAAACAGCGACTTCCGGCTGCTGCTGATCTTCAACGACAAGCGTTTCATGGACGACCGCGAATACATGTCGCTCATCCAGTCGCAGAACATCGACGGGCTGCTGGTGTGGGGCGCCCAGCCGAGCGAAACCTTCTGGCAGGAGCCGGTCGAGGCCGGGCTGCCGATCGTGTTCGCCGTCACCGTTCCGGGGCCGCTTGAACAGTACAACTACACCATCAACGCGACCCGGGCCGGAACCCGCAAGGCGCTGGAGCTTCTCGCGTCGCACGGACACCGCCGCATCCTGCAGCTGCATGAGACGCGCAATGCGTTTCTCGAGCGGCAGATGGATGCGGAAATCGCGGAATTCCTGCGGGAGAGGCCCGGCATCACGATCGACGTGCAGGACATCCGGAGTTCCGGCGATGAGATCGCCGTGCCGCTGTTCCGGCGGCCGGGAGCTCCCACTGCGGTGCTCGCCTACAACTACTCCATGGGAGTTGAGGCGTACGGGCGGCTGGCGGAAGCCGGGATCAGGGTCCCGGATGAGATCGAAATCGTCTCCTGTTACAGTTATCAGAGCAGGAAAAGCTGGGTGTCCACCGTCGTGGTGGACGATTATGAGATCGGCCGCACGGCCGTGAAGAACCTGCAGAAGCTGATCGAATCGCCCGACCGCAGGCTTCAGGCGGAGATTCCATTTTCTTTTTTTTTCGGCCAGACCACCCGGAATGCCGCTGACGTACCGACCCCGTAA
- a CDS encoding DUF1559 domain-containing protein, whose product MRKHTFTLIELLVVIAIIAILAAMLLPALNQARERARNANCMNNLKQWGQAGMLYASDYNDTVVPSIAPTDQSDTPKWKKPNYWTALLAPYINGRQPRLGEDTFEDMNELKVAICPSLPTRFGYGHNSWYLSIKATANAAVGADNNNKYVKYGRFGKASSVVFLADNQLDCTKDYDYNAKPENWSPLLVCGSMGFANWWPTLDFRHSMTANIVWLDGHVAPMHKNTGIINGTDCDKLYWGKLD is encoded by the coding sequence ATGAGAAAACACACTTTCACCCTGATCGAACTGCTGGTCGTCATTGCGATCATCGCCATTCTCGCCGCCATGCTGCTGCCCGCGCTGAACCAGGCGCGCGAACGGGCCCGCAATGCGAACTGCATGAACAACCTGAAGCAGTGGGGACAGGCCGGAATGCTTTACGCTTCGGACTACAACGATACGGTCGTCCCGTCAATCGCCCCGACCGACCAGAGCGACACCCCCAAATGGAAGAAGCCGAATTACTGGACCGCGCTGCTCGCTCCCTACATCAACGGCAGGCAGCCCAGACTGGGCGAAGATACATTCGAGGATATGAATGAACTCAAGGTCGCAATCTGCCCGTCCCTGCCGACCCGGTTCGGCTACGGCCACAACAGCTGGTATCTGAGCATCAAAGCCACGGCAAACGCCGCGGTCGGAGCCGACAACAACAACAAATACGTCAAGTACGGCAGATTCGGCAAGGCCTCCTCTGTCGTGTTTCTCGCCGACAACCAGCTCGACTGCACGAAGGATTACGACTACAACGCCAAACCCGAGAACTGGAGCCCGCTCCTTGTCTGCGGGAGTATGGGATTCGCAAACTGGTGGCCGACGCTCGATTTCCGTCACAGCATGACCGCCAACATCGTCTGGCTCGATGGCCACGTCGCTCCGATGCACAAGAATACCGGCATCATCAATGGGACCGACTGCGACAAGCTCTACTGGGGCAAACTGGACTGA